Below is a genomic region from Crocosphaera sp. UHCC 0190.
GGGGTTTAATTTTGATTGCATTTAGTAAACAATGACGAATCCATTGTTCATTGGGGGGCGTTGCCAAGGGAGTTACGATATCATAGGTAAGGGCAGCGATGGGGTTAAGATAGCCTCCTTCAATGCCATGAAAATTGGCTAAAGTGTAATAAGATGGATAGGAAAAGTCTGAGGTTTGAAAGGTGGCAATTTCCTGTTGCCAGTCAATTGTCTCAGATAACCACTTTTTTTGAGAACCCATGAGAAGACTCAGGGCGGAGCGGAAAAAATGCTGGTTAATTTGATGAAAATTGACTATCATAGATGAGCAATCGAATTATTATTGATGTCAACCGAATGATCTCTAATTTAGCTCAAGTTATCTCACTTAAACCCTTATCTCCATCTATTATACGGCTAATTAAAATTATTTCTACTATTCTGATTTCTACGGCGATTATTTGGGAATTAGGGAACCTCTATGCCCATTATAAGGGATTAATAATTCCTGATGGCTTGAGATTTATTTTTTGGTTAGATCGAGTAGCCCTAGGTTCCCATTTTGTGGAAGCATTAATCGCGGCTTATTATACCGCATTAGGCGGCCAAAATCCCCTCAAATATGGCATTTATACTTTTTTCGTGGGAACGGTTGGTTTGTTGGAATTAAAACAGGAAAAATAAGGACTAGCTAGATGACAATTTTCACCCTAAGATCAGTTAAGAAAGACTTTGGTATTAAAGAGATTTTAAAAGAGGCAACTTTTAGCCTTGATGAAGGGGATAAAGTCGGTTTAATTGGCACAAATGGGTCAGGAAAATCTACTTTATTAAAGATGATAGCAGGATTAGAACCCATTGATGGGGGTGATTTATGGGTAAACTCAGGGTCAAAAATTGTTTACTTACCTCAACAACCTAATTTAGACGAAAATTGCACGGTTTTAGAACAAGTTTTTGCGGACTGTGGGGAACAAATGGCCTTAGTAAGAGAGTATGAAGAAATTTCTCATAAACTAGCTCATAATTCTCAAGATACTGATAGTTTAATGTCCCGTTTGTCTCAAGTTACACAAAAAATTGAAAGTTTAGAAGCTTGGGATGTAGAAACTAACGCTAAAATTATTTTAAGTCAATTAGGGATTGAAGATTTTGAGGCAAAAATTGGAGATTTATCAGGAGGTTATCGTAAACGAATTGCTTTAGCTTCTGGGTTATTATCGGAACCTGATGTATTATTAATGGATGAACCCACTAACCATTTAGATGCTTTATCTGTTGAATGGTTACAAAGTTATTTAAACCGTTATCAAGGGGCATTATTATTAATTACTCATGATCGGTATTTCTTAGATAAAGTGACGAATCGTATCATCGAAATTGATCAAGGTGATATCTATCAATATGCAGGAAACTATGCTTATTTTTTAGAGAAGAAAGCGGAAGCAGAAGCATCAGAAATTAGTAGTCAAAAGAAACACGCGGGGGTCTTAAGACGGGAATTAGAATGGTTAAAACGAGGACCAAAAGCTAGAAGTACCAAGCAAAAAGCCCGTATTGATCGCATTGGAGAAATGCGGGAGAAGGAGTTTAAACAAGCACAAGGGAAGGTAGAAATAACGACAGCAAATCGTCGTATTGGTAAAAAAGTTATTGAATTAAATACTATTAAGAAAGCTTATGACGAACGAGTTTTAATTAAGGATTTTACTTATATTTTTAATCCTCAAGATCGGGTAGGAATTATCGGTGCAAATGGGGCAGGAAAATCAACTTTAATGAATATTATAACCGGAAGAATTACCCCTGATTCTGGAACAGTTGAGATTGGCCCTACCATTCATTTTGGCTATTTTGATCAACATTCTGAAGACTTATTAGTCAATGAAGATCAACGGGTAATTGATTATTTAAAAGATGTAGCAGAATTAGTAAAAACTTCTGATGGAAGTGTTATTACTGCTTCCCAAATGTTAGAAAGATTTCTATTTCCACCGAATCAACAATATGCACCTATCCATAAACTGTCTGGAGGAGAAAGACGACGTTTATTTT
It encodes:
- a CDS encoding ABC-F family ATP-binding cassette domain-containing protein, whose protein sequence is MTIFTLRSVKKDFGIKEILKEATFSLDEGDKVGLIGTNGSGKSTLLKMIAGLEPIDGGDLWVNSGSKIVYLPQQPNLDENCTVLEQVFADCGEQMALVREYEEISHKLAHNSQDTDSLMSRLSQVTQKIESLEAWDVETNAKIILSQLGIEDFEAKIGDLSGGYRKRIALASGLLSEPDVLLMDEPTNHLDALSVEWLQSYLNRYQGALLLITHDRYFLDKVTNRIIEIDQGDIYQYAGNYAYFLEKKAEAEASEISSQKKHAGVLRRELEWLKRGPKARSTKQKARIDRIGEMREKEFKQAQGKVEITTANRRIGKKVIELNTIKKAYDERVLIKDFTYIFNPQDRVGIIGANGAGKSTLMNIITGRITPDSGTVEIGPTIHFGYFDQHSEDLLVNEDQRVIDYLKDVAELVKTSDGSVITASQMLERFLFPPNQQYAPIHKLSGGERRRLFLLQVLMSAPNVLILDEPTNDLDVQTLGVLEEYLEDFNGCVIVVSHDRYFLDRTVDTIFSLEEGGNIRQYPGNYSVYLDYKKADEDRAKEAEKEAQKKAEVKGKEQSKTEQKVKPSETRKLSFKEKYEYKELEEKIPKMETEKEELEQILYRNPPSDFAEMQTLTERLSQLIEEIDQSTERWLELAERES